The Babylonia areolata isolate BAREFJ2019XMU chromosome 22, ASM4173473v1, whole genome shotgun sequence genome contains a region encoding:
- the LOC143297248 gene encoding uncharacterized protein LOC143297248 isoform X1, translated as MSGGSGRSLLGSDTQVLHQGWVGYSTPQNENTWYPAWCVLTNQRLVLSSSEDVGSADTIFFLKLNPTCSLHWRPADHATGYEFRLMVARNQVIALRVKTSSDRDVWTARIEGAVRQQQQTRDACPPVAERGGVEGADERPPPSRAPAPPPFCARKQQGLVPGRDDSGMEDYLEPVSESTWEAMRRNDSSRSTDSGRYSGSFEKEAEQAVKMIQLPRRVPDWLFENCSRDQAIKILNQCDPKFGNTLIRRAGPTAEYAITKRSGGQEPGSQISFSHYKVLQENGGYRIDVIECPGVMGSLEEVMEKFVRRTGARTTLPMTCNDLHTLGISGTHPGPSMPAANNRRLPARDTSDRPPLPLPPSRR; from the exons ATGTCTGGAGGTTCTGGCAGAAGTCTTCTGGGGAGCGACACACAGGTCCTGCACCAAGGCTGGGTGGGCTACAGTACACCTCAG AACGAGAACACGTGGTATCCGGCATGGTGCGTGCTGACCAACCAGCGGCTCGTGCTGTCCTCCTCGGAAGACGTGGGCTCTGCTGAC accatTTTCTTCCTGAAGTTGAATCCCACCTGCAGTCTCCACTGGCGTCCAGCAGACCATGCCACAGGCTATGAGTTCCGACTGATGGTGGCCCGGAATCAAGTCATTGCCCTCAGG GTGAAGACTTCAAGTGACCGGGACGTGTGGACAGCCAGAATTGAAGGAGCCGtcagg caacagcagcaaacgcGAGACGCGTGTCCCCCAGTGGCGgaaagggggggtgtggagggtgcagACGAGcggccccctccctcccgcgcccctgccccccctcccttctgtgCCCGCAAGCAGCAAGGGCTGGTGCCAGGGCGGGATGACTCTGGCATGGAAG ATTACTTGGAGCCAGTGAGCGAGTCTACATGGGAGGCCATGCGTCGGAACGACTCCAGCCGTTCTACAGACTCTGGGAGATACAGCGGCAGTTTCGAGAAGGAGGCGGAACAG GCAGTTAAGATGATACAGCTACCCAGGAGAGTGCCAGA CTGGCTTTTCGAGAACTGTTCCCGGGATCAGGCCATCAAGATCCTGAACCAGTGTGACCCCAAGTTCGGGAACACCCTCATACGCCGCGCGGGGCCCACGGCGGAGTACGCCATCACCAAGAGATCGGGCGGTCAGGAGCCTGG gtcacaGATTTCCTTCTCACACTACAAAGTGCTGCAGGAGAACGGGGGATACCGCATCGACGTCATcgaatgt ccAGGTGTGATGGGCAGTCTGGAGGAGGTGATGGAGAAGTTTGTCAGACGGACAGGTGCCCGCACCACCCTGCCCATGACCTGCAATGACCTCCACACCCTGGGCATCTCGGGCACACACCCTGGCCCCAGCATGCCCGCCGCCAACAATAGACGACTTCCGGCCCGAG ATACCAGCGATAGGCCACCGTTACCTTTGCCTCCGTCTCGGAGGTAG
- the LOC143297248 gene encoding uncharacterized protein LOC143297248 isoform X2, with protein MSGGSGRSLLGSDTQVLHQGWVGYSTPQNENTWYPAWCVLTNQRLVLSSSEDVGSADTIFFLKLNPTCSLHWRPADHATGYEFRLMVARNQVIALRVKTSSDRDVWTARIEGAVRQQQQQTRDACPPVAERGGVEGADERPPPSRAPAPPPFCARKQQGLVPGRDDSGMEDYLEPVSESTWEAMRRNDSSRSTDSGRYSGSFEKEAEQAVKMIQLPRRVPDWLFENCSRDQAIKILNQCDPKFGNTLIRRAGPTAEYAITKRSGGQEPGSQISFSHYKVLQENGGYRIDVIECPGVMGSLEEVMEKFVRRTGARTTLPMTCNDLHTLGISGTHPGPSMPAANNRRLPARDTSDRPPLPLPPSRR; from the exons ATGTCTGGAGGTTCTGGCAGAAGTCTTCTGGGGAGCGACACACAGGTCCTGCACCAAGGCTGGGTGGGCTACAGTACACCTCAG AACGAGAACACGTGGTATCCGGCATGGTGCGTGCTGACCAACCAGCGGCTCGTGCTGTCCTCCTCGGAAGACGTGGGCTCTGCTGAC accatTTTCTTCCTGAAGTTGAATCCCACCTGCAGTCTCCACTGGCGTCCAGCAGACCATGCCACAGGCTATGAGTTCCGACTGATGGTGGCCCGGAATCAAGTCATTGCCCTCAGG GTGAAGACTTCAAGTGACCGGGACGTGTGGACAGCCAGAATTGAAGGAGCCGtcagg cagcaacagcagcaaacgcGAGACGCGTGTCCCCCAGTGGCGgaaagggggggtgtggagggtgcagACGAGcggccccctccctcccgcgcccctgccccccctcccttctgtgCCCGCAAGCAGCAAGGGCTGGTGCCAGGGCGGGATGACTCTGGCATGGAAG ATTACTTGGAGCCAGTGAGCGAGTCTACATGGGAGGCCATGCGTCGGAACGACTCCAGCCGTTCTACAGACTCTGGGAGATACAGCGGCAGTTTCGAGAAGGAGGCGGAACAG GCAGTTAAGATGATACAGCTACCCAGGAGAGTGCCAGA CTGGCTTTTCGAGAACTGTTCCCGGGATCAGGCCATCAAGATCCTGAACCAGTGTGACCCCAAGTTCGGGAACACCCTCATACGCCGCGCGGGGCCCACGGCGGAGTACGCCATCACCAAGAGATCGGGCGGTCAGGAGCCTGG gtcacaGATTTCCTTCTCACACTACAAAGTGCTGCAGGAGAACGGGGGATACCGCATCGACGTCATcgaatgt ccAGGTGTGATGGGCAGTCTGGAGGAGGTGATGGAGAAGTTTGTCAGACGGACAGGTGCCCGCACCACCCTGCCCATGACCTGCAATGACCTCCACACCCTGGGCATCTCGGGCACACACCCTGGCCCCAGCATGCCCGCCGCCAACAATAGACGACTTCCGGCCCGAG ATACCAGCGATAGGCCACCGTTACCTTTGCCTCCGTCTCGGAGGTAG